In Haladaptatus sp. QDMS2, a single window of DNA contains:
- a CDS encoding LVIVD repeat-containing protein, with amino-acid sequence MVENTRRSVLKALGAGAVLGSAGIGTVSASKPKGKIEKLGHSLLSDPPGSYAEVDVRDDGQYAVLGSFFGEGGSFLVDITNPTQPTEVHRVPSSKHTRNADAKFDTRDGLYYRSQEPNDDDGVGGVEIIDYGYGDATPENPEIVGRLEAEDTHNIFAHPNADVVYTTNAHGGHEDEENTGFDIFDVSDPWNPEKVGEAGPSGALHDLVIDPDTEFMHCAYIGGGLDGYVIMDMSDPTAPTEVGRFDYEGRPDYSEERLEQGEPGFESCHYANYDPERGLAVVGDEIGHGWPGGKHIFDIGWGDGSPENPKHIGFTYSPNAEYQGDDEKETYDWTTHNHDIISKGNTTLLVDGGYHEGVVVYDMSDPTDPVPVDIYETDDEADEANGAEWLGSAPNAWGADYNEARDLVVASDMTTGIYTFKVSPAAGGRE; translated from the coding sequence ATGGTGGAAAACACTCGCCGCTCGGTTCTCAAGGCACTCGGGGCAGGGGCAGTTCTCGGGAGCGCAGGAATCGGGACCGTGAGCGCATCGAAGCCAAAGGGCAAAATCGAGAAACTCGGCCACTCACTGCTTTCCGACCCGCCGGGGAGTTACGCCGAGGTCGACGTCCGCGATGACGGACAGTACGCAGTCCTCGGCAGTTTCTTCGGCGAAGGCGGGAGTTTCCTCGTGGATATCACGAACCCGACCCAGCCGACGGAGGTCCACCGCGTGCCCTCCTCCAAACACACCCGGAACGCGGATGCCAAGTTCGACACCCGCGATGGCCTCTACTACCGGTCACAGGAGCCAAACGACGACGACGGCGTCGGCGGCGTCGAAATCATCGATTACGGCTACGGCGACGCCACGCCGGAGAATCCCGAAATCGTGGGCCGACTGGAAGCGGAGGACACGCACAACATCTTCGCCCATCCGAACGCGGACGTGGTGTACACCACGAACGCCCACGGCGGGCACGAGGACGAGGAGAACACAGGGTTCGACATCTTCGACGTGAGCGACCCGTGGAACCCGGAGAAGGTTGGTGAAGCCGGTCCCTCCGGCGCACTCCACGACCTCGTCATCGACCCGGACACCGAGTTCATGCACTGTGCGTACATCGGTGGCGGCCTCGACGGCTACGTCATCATGGACATGAGCGACCCGACCGCCCCGACGGAGGTCGGTCGATTCGACTACGAGGGGCGGCCCGACTACAGCGAGGAGCGCCTCGAACAGGGTGAACCCGGCTTCGAGAGCTGTCACTACGCGAACTACGACCCCGAACGCGGACTCGCGGTCGTCGGCGACGAAATCGGCCACGGCTGGCCCGGTGGCAAGCACATCTTCGACATCGGCTGGGGTGACGGGTCCCCGGAGAACCCGAAACACATCGGTTTCACCTACTCGCCGAACGCAGAGTATCAGGGCGACGACGAAAAGGAGACCTACGACTGGACGACGCACAACCACGACATCATCTCGAAGGGGAACACGACGCTCCTCGTCGACGGCGGTTACCACGAGGGTGTCGTCGTCTACGACATGAGCGACCCGACCGACCCCGTCCCCGTAGACATCTACGAAACCGACGACGAAGCCGACGAAGCGAACGGCGCAGAGTGGCTCGGTTCGGCCCCGAACGCGTGGGGTGCCGATTACAACGAAGCGCGTGACCTCGTGGTCGCGAGCGACATGACCACCGGCATCTACACGTTCAAGGTATCCCCGGCTGCCGGCGGACGGGAGTAG
- a CDS encoding S8 family serine peptidase, with protein sequence MTLPRTNRRSVLKATGTALAGLTLSTSLAGASEKRRYLVDSKSLRKNADVEILHDLSAVDLLVVRADEAALDGAKYAADGRYEPRVPDPAPGRATRVEYPPEGEDLTAYQWDKQDQRIPEAHEITRGEGTRVAIIDSGVGAGHPDLQGTVNHDLSRNFTPDSLGAPGPYGGAHGTHVAGIIAASDENDSGVVGSAPGAELVDLRVFSQVDSADFAAWMGDVLAAIVYAADIGADAANLSLGWTFRFREDGWGKFWGQAMQRTATYANRQGTVLTHACGNWGGTLQFDKDQRDSSEMAGGLTVAATGPIGFKWGEDGLEEPPYAPTYYTNHGTNAVDLGAPGGNADSDAVGTGANWHYDFVVNTVAEPNYDENGEYLGADYGYDWYAGTSMAAPQVAGAVALLKSANPRMNANQLQSTLKRVAEVPDEYEKKYYGSGYLDTYDALTE encoded by the coding sequence ATGACCCTGCCCCGAACGAATCGGCGGAGCGTCCTGAAAGCGACGGGGACAGCACTCGCCGGACTCACACTCAGCACGTCGCTCGCCGGCGCAAGTGAGAAGCGGCGCTACCTCGTCGACAGCAAGAGCCTGCGAAAGAACGCAGATGTCGAGATTCTCCACGACCTCTCTGCAGTCGACCTGCTCGTCGTCCGCGCAGACGAGGCGGCCCTCGACGGCGCCAAATACGCGGCAGATGGCCGCTACGAACCGCGAGTTCCAGACCCGGCTCCGGGCCGTGCAACGCGGGTCGAGTACCCGCCAGAGGGCGAGGACCTCACTGCCTACCAGTGGGACAAACAGGACCAGCGCATCCCCGAAGCCCACGAAATTACCCGGGGCGAAGGGACGCGCGTCGCCATCATCGACTCCGGGGTCGGCGCGGGTCACCCCGACCTACAAGGGACGGTGAACCACGACCTCTCGCGGAACTTCACGCCCGACTCGCTCGGCGCACCCGGTCCGTACGGCGGCGCACACGGCACGCACGTCGCGGGCATCATCGCAGCCAGCGATGAGAACGACTCCGGGGTCGTCGGCTCTGCACCCGGCGCGGAGCTCGTTGACCTGCGCGTGTTCTCGCAGGTGGATTCGGCCGACTTCGCCGCGTGGATGGGCGACGTGCTCGCCGCCATCGTCTACGCCGCGGACATCGGGGCGGACGCCGCGAACCTCAGTCTCGGCTGGACGTTCCGTTTCCGCGAAGACGGGTGGGGCAAATTCTGGGGGCAGGCGATGCAGCGCACCGCCACCTACGCCAACCGACAGGGGACGGTCCTCACGCACGCCTGTGGCAACTGGGGCGGCACGCTCCAGTTCGACAAGGACCAGCGCGACTCCTCCGAGATGGCCGGCGGCCTCACCGTCGCCGCCACCGGCCCAATCGGCTTCAAGTGGGGCGAAGACGGCCTCGAAGAACCGCCCTACGCACCGACTTACTACACCAACCACGGGACGAACGCGGTGGACCTCGGCGCACCCGGCGGCAACGCCGATTCGGACGCCGTCGGCACGGGCGCAAACTGGCACTACGACTTCGTCGTGAACACCGTCGCAGAGCCGAATTACGACGAGAACGGCGAGTACCTCGGCGCGGACTACGGCTACGACTGGTACGCCGGCACGTCGATGGCTGCCCCGCAGGTCGCGGGCGCGGTGGCGCTCCTCAAGAGCGCGAACCCGAGAATGAACGCGAATCAGCTACAGAGCACGCTCAAACGCGTCGCCGAAGTGCCAGACGAGTACGAGAAGAAGTACTACGGTTCGGGCTACCTCGACACCTACGATGCACTGACAGAGTAA
- a CDS encoding glycoside hydrolase family 97 catalytic domain-containing protein — protein sequence MVDEPTSCSGLPLDRRSFVSGLTSLAAASALSLSLAEETAAKVDTGTSSMPQTLESPDGRVEATIDLEDGVPVYSVAYDGQTVVEDSMLGFEFATQAPFGDGIRVTGTERTTYDDTWEPLWDQYDEIREHYRALRIGFEETGSPGRSLTLEFRAFDDGLGFRYVFPEDGGFGDFTITAERTEFAFAGDYTAWWIENDFNSYEYEYTESALSEIGDLSPFGGAHTPMTMRADENRYVSIHEANLVDYAGMGLEPVSPGATTFESVLAPMPDGSKVTAAAPHRTPWRTIQVADRPGALVESNLVVNLNEPFDADAFPKGTDFITPQKFLGVWWMMITGRADWEYNGPETGNHGAQTGRMKRYMDFASEHDIPSVLVEGWNEGWDSFPGDGTTMDFDDPYPDFDLREVTEYGLQLDPPVEMTSHNETSGNFVNYEAQLDDSPNPFALYEELGIRSIKTGYVADDGMTVDGKTYNHHCQALVNHHHLVYQEAANHRQMLEVHEPIKPTGERRTYPNVMTREGVLGQEYDSFGYVSPDHHVTFPFTRMLGGPVEYTPGIFDMDSGSGGIETTRAKQLAMYPTYFSGLHMVADLPSSYLAEQAATVAVGSVAQAEFADREGLPRAAKWANAQSGRYVRFDPNIADTGASVSWTVENVPERGKYDLHLRYASDAEENAVPADEPRTVTVSAGETTTQLTLAPTDYWDDWATASTTVSLAAGETDLNLTLGEGDSGGFNLDAIALTQPGAVMPDPETDPIRGPTVPEFQFVKDVPACGWSDTRVLDSAIGEYTVTARQKDDEWYVGAMTDGNGRALDVRLDFLSKGPGKHAKGPKYVAEIYSDGIDATYDENLADVRIDRVLVNPSTTILASMVGSGGTAIRLRRARGKEIATLPTYERPQQDLSVSIPAETFVKESFITATGSNDGDYIGGTTVELVVDGDVVATENVRFPPNSSEQTDDFAYTIADPGTYDVTVRTTDGTELAAQTVRVKPPETVATLTDADGDDDGPGSYTYPTNAAFESGAFDLQSFSAAQTDTLYEFTFEVENLYNAFGSGTGFSPHMFVLWVRDPAKEGGTTESRSDLAATTEFEQPWHYRLEVSGFTKSAVNAGGGTLTTESGSAVSLDQRVDTDAGTITLTLDRAAFDGVDAANLEVIPMVQSEDRGTLRPVAESNAEWVFGGAKAGAVENAPRIVDLLTPAGVSQAGALDYSSEERATLPFVPLG from the coding sequence ATGGTTGACGAACCAACATCCTGCTCTGGGTTGCCCCTCGACCGACGCTCGTTCGTGAGCGGCCTCACCTCGCTCGCAGCGGCGTCTGCGTTGTCCCTCTCCCTCGCAGAAGAAACAGCGGCGAAAGTCGATACTGGAACGAGTTCCATGCCACAGACGCTCGAATCCCCCGATGGCCGCGTCGAAGCGACGATAGACCTCGAAGACGGCGTTCCCGTCTACAGCGTCGCCTACGACGGGCAGACGGTCGTCGAGGACTCGATGCTTGGGTTCGAGTTCGCCACGCAGGCACCGTTCGGCGACGGCATCCGCGTTACGGGCACAGAGCGGACGACGTACGACGACACCTGGGAACCGCTCTGGGACCAGTACGACGAGATTCGCGAGCACTACCGGGCGCTCCGCATCGGGTTCGAGGAAACAGGCTCACCGGGTCGCTCGCTGACCCTCGAATTTCGCGCCTTCGACGACGGCCTCGGCTTTCGCTACGTCTTCCCCGAGGACGGCGGGTTCGGAGACTTCACCATCACCGCAGAGCGCACCGAGTTCGCCTTCGCGGGTGACTACACCGCGTGGTGGATTGAAAACGACTTCAACAGCTACGAGTACGAGTACACGGAGTCAGCCCTGAGCGAAATCGGCGACCTGAGTCCCTTCGGCGGCGCACACACGCCGATGACCATGCGGGCCGACGAGAATCGCTACGTCAGCATCCACGAGGCGAATCTCGTCGATTACGCCGGGATGGGCCTCGAACCTGTTTCCCCGGGAGCCACCACGTTCGAATCCGTCCTCGCACCTATGCCCGACGGGTCGAAAGTCACTGCAGCTGCCCCCCACCGGACGCCGTGGCGGACGATTCAGGTTGCCGACCGACCCGGGGCACTAGTCGAGTCGAATCTCGTGGTCAACCTGAACGAACCGTTCGACGCGGATGCATTCCCGAAAGGGACCGATTTCATCACTCCACAGAAGTTCCTCGGCGTGTGGTGGATGATGATTACCGGCCGTGCAGACTGGGAGTACAACGGCCCGGAGACCGGGAATCACGGCGCACAGACCGGCCGGATGAAACGCTACATGGACTTCGCGAGCGAACACGACATTCCGAGCGTGCTCGTAGAAGGGTGGAACGAGGGCTGGGACTCGTTCCCCGGCGATGGGACGACGATGGACTTCGACGACCCCTACCCCGATTTCGACCTGCGCGAGGTCACCGAGTACGGTCTCCAGTTGGACCCACCGGTCGAGATGACCTCTCACAACGAAACCTCTGGGAACTTCGTGAACTACGAGGCGCAACTCGACGACTCGCCGAATCCATTCGCACTCTACGAGGAACTCGGGATTCGGTCCATCAAGACCGGTTACGTCGCAGACGATGGCATGACCGTCGACGGGAAGACCTACAACCACCACTGTCAGGCGCTGGTGAACCACCACCACCTCGTCTATCAGGAGGCGGCGAACCACCGTCAGATGCTCGAAGTGCACGAACCCATCAAACCGACCGGGGAGCGCCGGACCTACCCGAACGTGATGACCCGCGAGGGCGTCCTCGGCCAGGAGTACGACTCCTTTGGCTACGTCAGCCCCGACCACCACGTCACCTTCCCATTTACCCGGATGCTCGGCGGGCCAGTCGAGTACACGCCCGGCATCTTCGACATGGACTCCGGGTCTGGCGGCATCGAGACGACGCGGGCGAAGCAACTCGCGATGTACCCGACCTACTTCAGCGGCCTGCACATGGTCGCAGACTTGCCGAGTTCGTACCTCGCAGAACAGGCAGCGACGGTCGCCGTCGGGTCGGTCGCACAAGCCGAATTCGCCGACCGCGAGGGCCTGCCACGGGCCGCGAAGTGGGCGAACGCCCAGAGCGGCCGATACGTCCGATTCGACCCCAACATCGCAGACACGGGTGCGAGCGTGTCGTGGACCGTCGAGAATGTGCCCGAGCGCGGGAAGTACGACCTCCACCTGCGCTATGCGAGTGACGCGGAGGAAAACGCCGTCCCGGCCGACGAACCGCGCACCGTGACGGTGTCGGCTGGCGAGACGACGACCCAACTCACACTCGCACCGACGGATTACTGGGACGACTGGGCAACGGCCTCGACGACGGTTTCGCTCGCCGCGGGCGAGACCGACCTGAACCTCACACTCGGCGAAGGCGACAGCGGCGGGTTCAACCTCGACGCTATCGCGCTGACGCAGCCGGGGGCGGTCATGCCCGACCCCGAGACGGACCCGATTCGCGGGCCGACAGTTCCCGAGTTCCAGTTCGTGAAAGACGTGCCCGCCTGTGGATGGAGTGACACCCGGGTCCTCGATTCGGCCATCGGCGAGTACACGGTCACCGCCCGGCAGAAGGACGACGAGTGGTACGTCGGAGCCATGACCGACGGAAACGGGCGGGCGCTGGACGTTCGGCTCGACTTCCTGAGCAAGGGCCCTGGCAAGCACGCGAAGGGACCGAAGTACGTCGCGGAGATTTACTCGGACGGAATCGACGCCACCTACGACGAAAACCTCGCAGACGTGCGTATCGACCGGGTGCTCGTGAATCCGAGCACGACGATTCTCGCGTCGATGGTCGGCTCTGGCGGGACGGCCATCCGATTGCGTCGCGCTCGCGGCAAAGAAATCGCCACGCTGCCGACCTACGAACGACCACAGCAGGACCTCAGCGTGTCGATTCCAGCCGAGACGTTCGTCAAAGAATCGTTCATCACTGCGACGGGGTCGAACGACGGTGACTACATCGGCGGGACGACGGTCGAACTGGTGGTCGATGGCGACGTCGTCGCGACCGAGAACGTCCGCTTCCCGCCGAACAGCAGTGAGCAAACCGACGACTTCGCCTACACGATAGCTGACCCGGGAACCTACGACGTGACCGTCAGAACCACCGACGGAACCGAACTTGCCGCACAGACGGTGCGCGTCAAACCACCGGAGACGGTCGCGACGCTCACCGATGCAGATGGTGACGACGATGGCCCCGGTTCCTACACTTACCCGACGAACGCCGCTTTCGAATCCGGTGCGTTCGACCTGCAATCGTTCTCGGCCGCACAGACCGACACCCTCTACGAGTTCACCTTCGAGGTCGAGAACCTCTACAACGCCTTCGGGAGTGGAACCGGCTTTTCACCACACATGTTCGTGCTCTGGGTACGCGACCCGGCCAAGGAAGGAGGGACGACCGAAAGTCGCTCGGACCTCGCGGCGACGACCGAGTTCGAACAGCCGTGGCACTACCGCCTCGAAGTGAGCGGGTTCACCAAGAGCGCCGTGAATGCAGGCGGCGGAACGCTCACTACTGAGTCGGGGTCGGCAGTGAGTCTCGACCAGCGCGTCGATACCGACGCCGGGACGATCACGCTCACCCTCGACCGGGCCGCGTTCGACGGCGTCGATGCCGCAAATCTAGAAGTCATTCCGATGGTACAATCGGAGGACCGGGGCACGCTTCGCCCGGTCGCAGAATCGAACGCCGAGTGGGTGTTTGGCGGGGCGAAAGCAGGGGCCGTCGAAAACGCACCGCGTATCGTGGACCTGCTCACGCCGGCGGGAGTCTCGCAGGCAGGCGCACTCGACTACTCGAGCGAAGAGCGAGCGACGCTCCCGTTCGTCCCGCTGGGATAG
- a CDS encoding MOSC domain-containing protein: protein MNGQGTVERIFIAPEAEAEMREQSAVEAVAGAGLRGDRYFRDIESGTFVEWERDEDRPTGYDLTLIEQEAIEAIEREAGLTLNPGEHRRNVETRDAALNHLVGKRFTVGDVVCRGDRLCEPCSHLQRVTADGVLSALTHRGGLRADILEGGTIRPGDEITVLDE, encoded by the coding sequence ATGAACGGACAGGGCACAGTCGAGCGGATTTTTATCGCTCCTGAGGCAGAAGCAGAGATGCGCGAACAGTCGGCAGTCGAGGCGGTCGCCGGAGCCGGCCTCCGCGGCGACCGGTACTTTCGGGACATCGAGTCGGGAACGTTCGTCGAGTGGGAGCGCGACGAGGACCGGCCGACGGGGTATGACCTGACGCTCATCGAACAGGAAGCCATCGAAGCAATCGAGCGCGAGGCTGGACTCACACTCAATCCCGGCGAACATCGACGCAACGTGGAGACGCGCGATGCGGCGCTCAATCACCTCGTCGGCAAGCGATTCACGGTCGGGGACGTGGTCTGTCGGGGCGACCGCCTCTGTGAGCCGTGCAGTCACCTCCAGCGCGTGACCGCAGACGGCGTTCTCAGTGCGCTCACCCACCGCGGCGGCCTGCGAGCCGACATTCTCGAAGGCGGCACGATTCGACCTGGGGACGAAATCACCGTCCTCGACGAGTAG
- a CDS encoding GntP family permease: protein MAIQFAHSPLLTFAVGLVLVVLLLVVWDLPAFVGLALAAFGVGIVNAAFVPDFALAQAATKTATEFGAGMAGIGIPILMAAIIGKSMLESGAAQRIVRSFQSLVGTGNSDIALWGSSTVLAIPVFFDSVFYLMAPLARSMRARVGKNYALYLVVVGAGAATAHVFVPPTPGPLAVAEQIGADLGVTMAIGVAVAVPSATMGGLVYGRWINRRLDIPLRDSMGTTTEELKERAKRDTDSLPGVLESILPVVLAVVLVGSLTVVDALVGFYPDLTTVEPFVAFVGDKNVALTVAALVAAYTYLRWSDLARPAWESELTEALKSGGNIAAITAMGGAFGALLAASGIGPYLADSLEGVGIGLLVTAWLIAAIVRIAQGSATAAMLTAAGIMAPLASQLAVHPAYLVMVIGAGGNICSWYNDSGFWLVKEIGGLTQRETLQTWTALTTIISITGLVVVLVLSTLFPL from the coding sequence ATGGCAATACAGTTTGCACACAGTCCACTGCTCACCTTCGCGGTTGGACTCGTCCTGGTCGTCCTGCTCCTCGTCGTCTGGGACCTCCCGGCGTTCGTGGGCCTCGCACTCGCCGCTTTCGGCGTGGGAATCGTGAACGCCGCGTTCGTCCCCGATTTCGCCCTCGCACAGGCGGCGACGAAAACAGCAACCGAATTCGGCGCTGGCATGGCCGGCATCGGGATTCCCATCCTGATGGCCGCCATCATCGGCAAGTCGATGCTCGAAAGCGGCGCGGCCCAGCGCATCGTCCGGTCGTTTCAGTCGCTCGTGGGCACGGGCAACAGCGACATCGCACTGTGGGGCAGCTCCACGGTCCTCGCCATCCCGGTGTTCTTCGACAGCGTATTCTACCTGATGGCTCCCCTCGCCCGCTCGATGCGGGCACGGGTGGGCAAGAACTACGCGCTCTACCTCGTGGTCGTCGGCGCGGGCGCGGCCACCGCACACGTGTTCGTTCCGCCGACGCCCGGCCCCCTCGCCGTCGCCGAGCAGATTGGTGCTGACCTCGGCGTGACGATGGCCATCGGCGTCGCGGTGGCCGTCCCCTCCGCGACGATGGGCGGCCTCGTCTACGGGCGCTGGATAAACCGTCGGCTCGACATCCCACTTCGCGATTCGATGGGCACCACCACGGAGGAACTCAAAGAACGTGCGAAACGAGACACCGACTCGCTGCCGGGAGTCCTCGAATCGATTTTACCCGTCGTCCTCGCCGTCGTCCTCGTCGGCTCGCTCACCGTGGTCGATGCGCTCGTCGGTTTCTACCCCGACCTCACGACGGTCGAACCGTTCGTCGCCTTCGTCGGCGACAAGAACGTCGCGCTCACCGTCGCGGCCCTCGTCGCGGCCTACACCTACCTTCGCTGGAGCGACCTCGCGCGGCCGGCGTGGGAATCTGAACTCACGGAAGCCCTGAAAAGTGGGGGAAACATCGCCGCAATCACCGCGATGGGTGGCGCGTTCGGGGCGCTGCTCGCCGCGTCCGGTATCGGCCCATACCTCGCAGACAGTCTGGAGGGCGTCGGCATCGGCCTGCTCGTGACGGCGTGGCTCATCGCCGCCATCGTCCGCATCGCACAGGGGTCTGCCACCGCAGCCATGCTCACCGCCGCGGGCATCATGGCCCCACTCGCGAGCCAACTCGCCGTCCACCCCGCCTACCTCGTGATGGTCATCGGCGCGGGCGGCAACATCTGCTCGTGGTACAACGACTCCGGGTTCTGGCTCGTCAAGGAAATCGGCGGCCTCACCCAGCGCGAGACCCTGCAGACGTGGACGGCGCTCACCACCATCATCTCGATTACCGGCCTCGTCGTGGTGCTCGTCCTCTCGACGCTGTTCCCGTTATAG
- a CDS encoding M14 family zinc carboxypeptidase produces the protein MKRRHFLQTTGTAALGVAGLTSVSADPDKQTYRPGGPKQGTENFINLNAFHTNEELATELAQVEQRSDRISLREIGRSAGRNDPIWEVKVGEGDTHIHLVTQIHGDEAIGTEVALKLIKSFGMSNSKQVEHILDNLSFTIIPRINPDGAMYHYDYDDDGREEWVARRQNTQAWEGESRYKPYYHSTDPVGDPGYDMNRDFNIRPPSEFNPRTDDQADWWANEQYMDMPYEGHTLFASGLRLTPEVRAVTESFIEANPDYAITHHHKGGDLIPGSGDGNKPPKQTLMSVMANFGEDYLAQSPFFPDDHTPVSEAVNPFLDYETSTKSIKLNSLVIEALADRGNSVYDSITRYGYYPLWGSYLDALCPNVANGGDTAAGMLYEVAYQTDHLGQKAFGRQLQLTKVGFLESFAALADDPTLTDYSVDTYFDTPLYGEEVNLR, from the coding sequence ATGAAACGAAGACACTTCCTCCAGACTACGGGTACAGCAGCACTCGGCGTGGCAGGCCTCACGAGCGTGTCCGCCGACCCAGACAAACAAACGTACAGACCGGGCGGGCCGAAACAGGGCACTGAGAACTTCATCAACCTGAACGCGTTCCACACCAACGAGGAACTCGCGACGGAACTCGCTCAGGTAGAACAACGAAGCGACCGCATCTCGCTCCGAGAAATCGGGCGCTCTGCGGGTCGAAACGACCCCATCTGGGAGGTGAAAGTCGGCGAGGGCGACACCCACATCCACCTCGTCACCCAGATTCACGGCGACGAAGCCATCGGAACGGAAGTCGCGCTGAAACTCATCAAATCCTTCGGGATGAGCAATTCGAAACAGGTCGAACACATCCTCGACAACCTCTCGTTCACCATCATCCCGCGAATCAACCCCGACGGGGCGATGTACCACTACGATTACGACGACGACGGCCGCGAAGAGTGGGTGGCCCGCCGGCAGAACACCCAGGCGTGGGAGGGTGAATCGCGCTACAAGCCGTACTATCACTCGACCGACCCGGTGGGTGACCCCGGCTACGACATGAACCGGGACTTCAACATCCGTCCACCTTCTGAGTTCAATCCACGAACTGACGACCAGGCGGACTGGTGGGCCAACGAACAGTACATGGACATGCCCTATGAAGGGCACACGCTCTTTGCGAGCGGCCTCCGCCTCACGCCAGAAGTGCGGGCCGTCACCGAATCGTTCATTGAGGCAAATCCGGACTACGCCATCACTCACCACCACAAGGGTGGCGACCTGATTCCGGGGTCGGGCGACGGCAACAAACCGCCGAAGCAAACGCTGATGAGCGTCATGGCCAATTTTGGCGAGGACTACCTCGCCCAGTCGCCCTTCTTCCCGGACGACCACACGCCGGTCAGTGAAGCGGTCAATCCGTTCCTTGACTACGAGACCAGCACGAAGTCCATCAAACTCAACTCGCTCGTCATCGAGGCGCTCGCAGACCGCGGCAACAGCGTCTACGACAGCATTACGCGCTACGGCTACTACCCACTCTGGGGGTCGTATCTGGACGCTCTCTGTCCGAACGTCGCCAACGGCGGCGACACAGCCGCTGGGATGCTCTACGAAGTGGCCTACCAGACCGACCACCTCGGGCAGAAGGCGTTTGGCCGCCAACTCCAACTCACGAAAGTCGGCTTCCTCGAATCGTTCGCCGCGCTCGCAGACGACCCGACGCTCACTGACTACAGCGTGGACACCTACTTCGATACCCCGCTGTACGGCGAGGAGGTGAATCTGCGATGA
- a CDS encoding PQQ-binding-like beta-propeller repeat protein → MPSNRRTFLATFGSAFAALSGCLSLDSSEAEGTWPRSTIDNSHTGHTGIEGPASALHTEWKQRRDQGGVVITSPVVGDSTVYFGFSQEPRTENPGGAWLEALDATTGESRWVTELWRSDEFYYFYLADSLVLHDDRIYVQTKPGLKALDLDGTVQWTFDNLFEPQQRPDVVPPIVTDDVVVAGTYGSPFRDQGQVEAVYGIDPADGSERWKTTFPEETLMWQLSAADGIVYVPMIADDLLIALDMETGEELWREQLLIDGAPTIVDDTLFVALSERTKDGKEYVVALDRETRETKWKQEITPRWTDAGFAVADGLLYHAAGFGLDARNVKTGERSWRFGRPEDVSVEAHEGNPEIDLVSTPVVSGGSVYVPGWLQRDTVFGQVFVLDAKTGKEQARAKLGRNSQLHATRPAVASDLVFAPTNHGELFAFGTCNLPVLGHCIVD, encoded by the coding sequence ATGCCCTCGAATCGCCGAACGTTTCTCGCGACGTTCGGAAGCGCGTTCGCAGCCCTCTCTGGCTGTCTCTCCCTCGATTCCTCCGAAGCAGAGGGGACGTGGCCCCGCTCGACCATCGACAATTCCCACACCGGCCACACCGGCATCGAGGGGCCGGCTTCGGCGCTTCACACGGAATGGAAACAACGTCGTGACCAAGGTGGCGTCGTAATCACCTCGCCTGTCGTCGGGGATAGCACCGTCTATTTCGGCTTCTCGCAGGAACCCAGAACAGAAAATCCGGGCGGCGCGTGGCTCGAAGCCCTCGACGCAACGACCGGCGAATCGCGGTGGGTGACCGAACTGTGGCGCAGCGACGAGTTCTACTACTTCTATCTCGCAGATTCGCTCGTCCTCCACGACGACCGCATCTACGTCCAGACGAAACCCGGGCTGAAAGCGCTCGATTTGGACGGGACGGTGCAATGGACGTTCGACAATCTCTTCGAACCCCAGCAGCGGCCCGACGTGGTCCCACCAATCGTGACCGACGACGTGGTCGTGGCCGGGACGTACGGGTCACCGTTTCGAGACCAGGGCCAAGTCGAAGCAGTGTACGGTATCGACCCTGCTGACGGGTCAGAACGCTGGAAAACCACATTCCCGGAAGAAACACTCATGTGGCAACTATCAGCCGCAGACGGTATCGTCTACGTCCCGATGATTGCCGACGACCTCCTCATCGCCCTCGACATGGAGACTGGCGAGGAGCTGTGGCGCGAACAGCTATTGATTGACGGAGCCCCCACTATCGTCGACGACACGCTGTTCGTCGCGCTCTCTGAACGCACCAAAGACGGCAAGGAGTACGTCGTCGCACTCGACCGCGAGACGCGAGAGACGAAGTGGAAACAGGAGATCACGCCGCGATGGACGGACGCCGGATTCGCCGTCGCGGATGGACTCCTCTACCACGCCGCGGGGTTCGGCCTCGACGCGAGGAATGTGAAGACTGGCGAACGCAGCTGGCGGTTCGGTCGGCCGGAGGACGTGAGTGTCGAAGCCCATGAGGGGAATCCCGAAATCGACCTCGTCTCGACCCCGGTCGTCTCCGGAGGGTCGGTTTACGTACCCGGGTGGTTACAGCGAGATACGGTGTTCGGACAGGTGTTCGTCCTCGACGCGAAGACCGGCAAGGAGCAGGCCCGCGCCAAACTGGGGAGGAATTCGCAACTCCATGCCACCCGGCCTGCGGTTGCCAGTGACCTCGTGTTCGCACCCACCAATCACGGCGAGTTGTTCGCGTTCGGGACGTGTAATCTGCCCGTTCTGGGACACTGTATCGTCGATTGA